The following coding sequences are from one Gadus morhua chromosome 10, gadMor3.0, whole genome shotgun sequence window:
- the lpar4 gene encoding lysophosphatidic acid receptor 4, producing the protein MASLVINETGMEDCGIDDSFKYNLYSVVYSVVFVLGLVTNCAALFVFCFRMKMCNETTMFMTNLALSDLVFVITLPFKVFYNVNRHWPFGDGLCKISGTAFITNIYGSMLFLTCISVDRFLAIVYPFRSRSIRTRRNAAVVCAAVWLTIVGGGISVTFFSTINRANRATTCFEGFSKKTWQNYLSKITIFIEVFGFLLPLLANLVCSSLVLQTLRQPASAGHGCDSKRRVLRMILVHLGIFIICFVPYNSILFLYALVRTQALASCSVERFARTLYPITLCMASLNCCLDPVVYYFTSESFQKSLTAGGKGSGARHESIPRSETHLSADTDTQGGTGTLTRYTTPEPASNGKETRQSESQF; encoded by the exons ATGGCTAGCCTGGTGATCAACGAGACGGGCATGGAGGACTGCGGTATCGACGATTCCTTCAAGTACAACCTGTACTCGGTGGTCTACAGCGTGGTTTTCGTCCTGGGCCTGGTGACCAACTGCGCCGCCCTCTTCGTCTTCTGCTTCCGCATGAAGATGTGCAACGAGACCACCATGTTCATGACCAACCTGGCGCTCTCCGACCTGGTGTTCGTGATCACACTGCCCTTCAAGGTCTTCTACAACGTCAACCGCCACTGGCCGTTCGGGGACGGGCTGTGTAAGATCTCCGGCACGGCCTTCATCACCAACATCTACGGCAGCATGCTCTTCCTCACCTGCATCAGCGTGGACCGCTTCCTGGCCATCGTGTACCCCTTCCGTTCGCGCTCCATCCGCACGCGCCGCAACGCCGCGGTGGTGTGCGCCGCCGTGTGGCTGACCATCGTGGGCGGTGGGATATCCGTCACCTTCTTCTCCACCATCAACCGGGCCAACCGCGCCACCACCTGCTTCGAGGGCTTCTCCAAGAAAACCTGGCAGAACTACCTGTCCAAAATCACCATCTTCATAGAG GTCTTTGGATTcctgctccccctgctggccaaccTGGTGTGCTCCTCCCTGGTGCTTCAGACGCTCCGCCAGCCCGCCTCTGCGGGCCACGGCTGCGACAGCAAGAGGCGCGTCCTGCGCATGATCCTGGTCCACCTGGGCATCTTCATCATCTGCTTCGTGCCCTACAactccatcctcttcctctacgCCCTGGTGCGCACCCAGGCACTGGCCAGCTGCAGCGTGGAGCGGTTCGCCCGGACGCTCTACCCCATCACGCTGTGCATGGCCAGCCTGAACTGCTGCCTGGACCCCGTGGTGTACTACTTCACCTCCGAGAGCTTCCAGAAGAGCCTCACCGCAGGGGGGAAGGGGTCCGGGGCGCGGCACGAGAGCATCCCCCGCAGCGAGACCCACCTTAGCGCGGACACAGACACCCAGGGGGGCACGGGTACGCTCACCAGGTACACCACGCCCGAGCCCGCCAGCAACGGCAAAGAGACACGGCAGTCTGAGAGCCAGTTCTGA